In the Natronolimnobius baerhuensis genome, one interval contains:
- the kdgK1 gene encoding bifunctional 2-dehydro-3-deoxygluconokinase/2-dehydro-3-deoxygalactonokinase: MSELVSFGETMLRFSPGKDERLEDAEEFEVHVGGAESNVAIAAQRLGTPATWMSKVPENPLGRQVVGKLRQYGIETDVSWCHRGRQGTYYMEQAGEPRGTNVIYDRQDAAITTAEARELNLDLIRDATVFFTSGITPALSPTLAETTMNLLKAAKEGGTTTAFDFNYRAKLWSPQEATETLTQFFPGIDVLVIAARDAQDVLGLEGDPRQIAHNLGSQYDFETVIVTRGSEGAIGWHDNVVHEQDVYETDTVSPIGTGDAFTGTFIARRLEGDDVPTALDYASAAAALKRTIPGDVALLTAEEVESVVKHGSKAISR; this comes from the coding sequence GTGAGTGAACTCGTCTCGTTCGGCGAGACCATGTTGCGATTTTCGCCGGGGAAAGACGAGCGCCTCGAGGATGCAGAGGAGTTCGAAGTCCACGTCGGCGGTGCCGAAAGCAACGTCGCAATTGCGGCCCAGCGACTCGGGACGCCAGCGACCTGGATGTCGAAAGTGCCGGAGAACCCACTCGGGCGACAGGTCGTGGGTAAACTCCGCCAGTACGGCATCGAGACCGACGTCTCCTGGTGTCATCGCGGCCGACAGGGGACCTATTACATGGAACAGGCCGGCGAACCCCGCGGGACGAACGTCATCTACGACCGGCAAGATGCCGCTATTACGACGGCAGAGGCGCGCGAACTGAACCTCGATCTGATTCGCGACGCGACGGTCTTTTTCACGTCGGGAATCACGCCCGCGCTCTCGCCGACGCTGGCCGAGACAACGATGAACCTCCTGAAAGCAGCCAAAGAGGGCGGGACGACGACGGCCTTCGATTTCAACTACCGCGCCAAACTCTGGTCGCCCCAGGAGGCGACGGAGACGCTCACCCAGTTTTTCCCCGGCATCGACGTGCTCGTCATCGCCGCTCGCGACGCTCAGGACGTCCTCGGTCTCGAGGGTGACCCGCGCCAGATCGCGCACAACCTTGGCTCGCAGTACGACTTCGAGACCGTCATCGTCACCCGCGGCTCGGAGGGTGCAATCGGCTGGCACGACAACGTCGTCCACGAACAGGACGTCTACGAAACGGATACCGTCTCGCCGATTGGCACCGGCGACGCGTTTACGGGCACGTTCATCGCCCGCCGACTCGAGGGCGACGACGTGCCGACCGCACTCGACTACGCCTCCGCTGCGGCCGCACTGAAGCGGACGATTCCGGGTGACGTTGCGCTGCTCACTGCAGAGGAGGTCGAATCGGTCGTCAAACACGGCTCGAAAGCGATTTCGCGGTAG
- a CDS encoding WD40/YVTN/BNR-like repeat-containing protein gives MVRVYAALRDRLLVCHGSGTVPDNWATETRLEGHDLECVAASPDAPETVFVGTFEDGLFRSTDGGQTFERLETDFVSEAVMSLAISPHDSDVIYAGTEPSRVYRSTDGGDSWTLLEGLTDLPSESEWYFPPRPHTHHVRWLEVDPFDPDRLYVGVEAGAFVYSTDGGETWNERPEGSRRDNHSLATHPDREGRVYSAAGDGYAVSDDGGERWRQPQQGLEHTYCWSVVPDPVDPERVLVSSASGASSAHTAETAESYVYRREGDEWHRLDDRGIPMGDGVVRTVFDAPATATGSETESELGSVVYGVNNQGLFVTDDFGDRWSPVTIDWADALESQTPRGLAVIDA, from the coding sequence ATGGTACGTGTCTACGCCGCACTCCGAGACCGCTTGCTCGTCTGTCACGGATCAGGGACCGTCCCCGACAACTGGGCGACCGAGACGCGACTCGAGGGCCACGACCTCGAGTGTGTCGCCGCCTCGCCCGATGCGCCCGAGACTGTCTTCGTCGGCACATTCGAAGATGGTCTGTTCCGCAGTACCGACGGCGGCCAGACGTTCGAGCGCCTCGAGACTGACTTTGTCAGTGAGGCCGTGATGTCGCTCGCGATCAGCCCGCACGACTCCGACGTGATCTACGCGGGGACCGAGCCGAGTCGCGTCTACCGCAGCACGGACGGCGGCGACTCCTGGACTCTCCTCGAGGGGCTGACCGACCTGCCCTCCGAATCGGAGTGGTACTTCCCACCGCGGCCGCACACTCATCACGTCCGCTGGCTCGAGGTGGACCCGTTCGATCCCGACCGCCTGTACGTGGGCGTCGAAGCGGGCGCGTTCGTCTACAGCACAGATGGCGGCGAGACATGGAACGAACGCCCCGAGGGCTCGCGTCGCGACAATCACAGTCTGGCGACCCACCCCGACCGCGAGGGGCGCGTCTACTCGGCGGCAGGCGACGGCTACGCCGTGAGTGACGACGGCGGCGAGCGCTGGCGACAGCCACAGCAGGGCCTCGAACACACCTACTGCTGGAGCGTCGTCCCCGATCCTGTCGACCCGGAGCGGGTGCTCGTCTCGAGTGCGAGTGGGGCCTCGAGCGCCCACACGGCCGAAACCGCGGAGTCGTACGTCTATCGGCGCGAGGGCGACGAGTGGCATCGACTCGATGACCGCGGGATTCCGATGGGCGACGGCGTGGTCCGGACAGTGTTCGACGCGCCGGCGACAGCGACCGGTTCTGAGACCGAATCCGAACTCGGAAGCGTCGTCTACGGCGTGAACAATCAGGGCCTGTTCGTCACCGACGATTTCGGCGACCGCTGGTCACCGGTCACAATTGACTGGGCGGACGCCCTCGAGAGCCAGACGCCCCGCGGACTGGCAGTGATCGACGCCTGA